In Polyodon spathula isolate WHYD16114869_AA chromosome 27, ASM1765450v1, whole genome shotgun sequence, one DNA window encodes the following:
- the LOC121301369 gene encoding CTD small phosphatase-like protein 2-A codes for MLLRSRKIHARQPTKEPITPRTPRRATESLSKTPRSTKRRKASKDDDDVLAGPVWPEFEEDVAQSAKKRGTMQTRSRLKAEKDDDDEEFKTPLRGRQLRVRFEMNEDSPRNAVRKIYSPIACLLSLTQRDDKTPRRQRTKTWNQNRVEMESNCFSPVLGNEEDNEVFNPYTFIKNIPSQVGQYKIRDIPLKTRSIPESTLVLDLEETLVYSSLNVIENAEHTFLTHFQDQQYEVYMNMRPYVQEFLERMSKVYEIFVYTSAKKEYADEILDLVDPQKKLVRHRLYQEDCFCVQGHYIKDLAVLKRDLAKAVIVGNTPYTFPYQLMNMIPIPSWYGNKADQELQKLIPDLEKLSETDDFQVVLKRRADQLHRLLSED; via the exons ATGTTGCTCCGGTCGAGAAAGATCCACGCCCGACAaccaacaaaggagccgattacacCGCGTACCCCTCGCCGGGCGACCGAGAGCCTGAGCAAGACGCCCCGGTCCACGAAGAGAAGGAAGGCG TCtaaggatgatgatgatgtccTGGCTGGCCCAGTGTGGCCCGAGTTTGAAGAAGACGTTGCTCAGTCTGCCAAGAAGAGAGGCACCATGCAGACAAGGAGCCGTCTCAAAGCAGAGAAGGATGATGATGACGAAG AGTTTAAAACTCCACTGCGAGGACGGCAGTTGCGGGTGAGGTTTGAGATGAATGAAGATTCACCAAGGAATGCTGTTCGGAAAATCTACTCTCCCATCGCCTGCTTGTTATCTCTGACCCAGCGTG ATGACAAGACACCACGGCGTCAAAGGACCAAGACTTGGAACCAGAACCGGGTCGAGATGGAATCCAACTGCTTCAGTCCAGTTCTCGGGAATGAGGAGGACAATGAGGTTTTCAACCC ATACACCTTCATAAAAAACATCCCATCCCAAGTAGGACAGTACAAAATCAGAGATATCCCACTGAAGACAAGGAGCATCCCCGAAAGCACGCTGGTTCTGGATCTG GAAGAGACTTTAGTCTACAGCTCCCTGAATGTAATTGAGAATGCAGAACACACTTTTCTCACCCACTTCCAGGATCAGCAGTATGAG GTCTACATGAATATGAGGCCCTATGTGCAAGAGTTTTTGGAAAGGATGTCCAAAGTATATGAA ATATTTGTCTACACATCTGCTAAAAAGGAGTATGCGGATGAGATTTTAGACTTGGTGGACCCTCAGAAAAAGCTAGTTCG ACATCGCTTGTACCAAGAAGACTGTTTCTGTGTGCAGGGGCACTACATCAAAGACCTTGCAGTGCTGAAGCGGGACCTGGCCAAGGCTGTCATTGTGGGCAATACCCCCTACACCTTCCCTTACCAG ctgatgaacATGATCCCAATCCCCAGCTGGTATGGAAACAAAGCAGACCAAGAGCTCCAGAAGCTGATTCCTGACTTGGAAAAGCTGTCTGAAACT GATGATTTTCAGGTCGTGTTGAAGAGGAGAGCGGATCAGTTGCACAGACTGTTGTCCGAAGATTGA